One Bremerella sp. JC817 genomic window carries:
- a CDS encoding pyruvate carboxylase gives MKKITKLLAANRSEIAIRIFRSAHELGIRTVAMYSYEDRFALHRFKADEAYLIGTEGEPVRAYLDIPGVIRLCKEHGIDAIHPGYGFMSENPDLADACEKNGIVFVGPSKRCLEMLGDKTAARNVAKQAGVPILGGSDAAIENVDAGRQLAEKMGFPIILKAAKGGGGRGMRVVRSSEEFDGSFKEAQRESLNAFGSPDIFIEKFIEHARHIEVQLLGDKEGNLVHLYERDCSVQRRHQKVVEIAPAPLLDPKTRQGLCDAAVAIGKAVDYYAAGTVEFLVDAVTGEYYFIEVNPRIQVEHTVTEEITGVDLVKSQILVAQGESLEHPEIGIPDQSAITPFGFALQCRVTTEDPSNKFMPDYGRVTHYRSGAGMGVRLDAGSAFSGAVVHPYYDSLLVKVTARGRRFVDASRRMERVLQEFRVRGVKTNIPFLIRLMKHPTFVEGKCTTRFIDETPDLMQFIPRKDRATKLLKYLGEIAVNGNALVKDRAVSKRRDPAPTPHVDEDAKLPKGSRDRFKELGVTKFAQWVRDQKELLFTDTTFRDAHQSLLATRVRTSDLLNICPAYAHNCANMFSLEMWGGATFDTTMRFLKESPWQRLADMREAVPNILFQMLLRASNAVGYTNYPDNVVKAFVEEASQAGMDIFRVFDALNWVPNMKVAMDAVIESGGICEASICYTGDISNPKRDKYNLKYYVDLAKQLESMGAHFLAIKDMAGLCKPKAARKLIETLRQEIGLPIHFHTHDTAGIQAASILEGSEVGLDIADAAMAPLSGGTSQPNLNTVVEMLRGTPQESSLGTKQIDEVAEYWRSVREFYTPFESTVLPATADLYRHEMPGGQYTNLFQQAHALGLSDQWSEICEIYAQVNEMLGDIVKVTPTSKAVGDMALFMVANDLTPADVLNPERELAFPASVKDLLGGRMGQPPGGFPEALQKRVMRDETILTTRPGESFAPADFEDATAKVEKMLGRAPKRNEVVSYLLYPKVYEDFAKHQVAFGDTSRLPTPVFFYGQEPGEELAFDIEKGKTLIVKFLTISDPHPDGSRVVFFELNGQPREISIIDQNLESDIPKRQKADPGDPKQIGSSMPGMVVTIAVEPGEKVAKGQKLLSLEAMKMETTVYAEVEGTVEQVLVKPGSQVETGDLMVKLA, from the coding sequence ATGAAAAAGATCACCAAGCTTCTGGCAGCCAATCGTAGTGAAATCGCCATCCGCATCTTCCGGAGTGCCCACGAGCTCGGAATTCGGACGGTCGCCATGTATTCGTACGAAGATCGTTTCGCGCTCCATCGCTTCAAAGCGGACGAAGCGTACTTGATCGGAACCGAAGGCGAACCGGTTCGGGCCTACCTCGATATCCCTGGTGTGATTCGGCTGTGCAAGGAGCATGGGATCGATGCGATTCATCCTGGCTATGGGTTCATGTCCGAGAACCCAGACCTGGCCGATGCGTGCGAGAAGAATGGCATTGTCTTCGTCGGTCCATCGAAGCGTTGCCTCGAAATGCTCGGCGATAAAACGGCTGCTCGAAACGTCGCCAAACAGGCAGGCGTGCCGATCCTGGGTGGTAGCGACGCGGCGATTGAAAACGTCGATGCCGGACGCCAACTGGCCGAGAAGATGGGCTTCCCGATCATCCTAAAGGCGGCCAAAGGTGGCGGCGGCCGTGGGATGCGTGTCGTTCGATCTTCGGAGGAGTTCGATGGCTCGTTCAAAGAAGCCCAGCGCGAATCGCTCAATGCGTTCGGCAGCCCCGATATCTTCATCGAGAAGTTCATCGAGCATGCCCGGCATATCGAAGTGCAGTTGCTCGGGGATAAGGAGGGCAACCTGGTCCATCTGTACGAACGTGACTGCAGCGTGCAGCGTCGCCACCAGAAGGTGGTCGAGATCGCCCCGGCACCACTGCTCGATCCCAAGACCCGTCAAGGCTTGTGCGATGCTGCCGTCGCCATTGGCAAGGCGGTCGATTACTATGCCGCCGGAACGGTTGAGTTTCTGGTCGATGCGGTAACCGGCGAATACTACTTCATCGAAGTGAATCCGCGTATCCAGGTCGAACATACGGTCACCGAAGAGATCACCGGCGTCGACCTGGTGAAGTCGCAGATCCTGGTTGCTCAAGGCGAATCGCTCGAGCATCCTGAAATCGGAATCCCAGATCAATCGGCGATCACGCCGTTTGGCTTTGCTTTGCAGTGCCGCGTTACGACGGAAGATCCTTCCAACAAGTTCATGCCTGACTATGGCCGCGTGACGCATTACCGCAGCGGCGCTGGCATGGGCGTGCGTCTGGATGCAGGCAGCGCGTTCAGCGGTGCGGTCGTGCATCCGTATTACGATTCGCTGCTGGTGAAAGTGACGGCCCGTGGCCGCCGCTTTGTCGATGCCTCGCGTCGCATGGAACGCGTTCTGCAAGAGTTTCGCGTTCGTGGCGTGAAGACCAACATTCCATTCCTCATTCGCTTGATGAAGCATCCGACGTTTGTCGAAGGGAAGTGCACGACTCGCTTCATTGACGAAACGCCTGACTTGATGCAGTTCATCCCGCGAAAAGACCGGGCCACGAAGCTGCTAAAGTACCTGGGCGAGATCGCCGTTAACGGCAACGCACTGGTGAAAGATCGAGCCGTTTCCAAGCGTCGCGATCCGGCTCCGACGCCGCACGTCGATGAAGATGCAAAGCTACCTAAAGGCTCGCGCGATCGCTTCAAAGAACTGGGGGTGACCAAGTTCGCGCAGTGGGTTCGCGATCAGAAAGAACTGCTCTTCACCGATACCACGTTCCGCGATGCCCATCAAAGCTTGCTGGCGACCCGTGTGCGGACGTCCGATTTGCTGAATATCTGCCCGGCGTACGCGCACAACTGTGCGAATATGTTTTCGCTCGAAATGTGGGGCGGGGCGACCTTCGATACGACGATGCGTTTCCTCAAAGAATCGCCGTGGCAGCGACTGGCTGACATGCGCGAGGCGGTGCCGAATATCTTGTTTCAGATGCTGCTGCGAGCCTCGAACGCCGTCGGCTACACCAACTACCCGGATAACGTCGTAAAAGCATTCGTTGAAGAAGCCTCCCAGGCCGGGATGGACATCTTCCGCGTGTTCGATGCCTTAAACTGGGTGCCGAACATGAAGGTGGCAATGGACGCCGTGATCGAATCCGGCGGCATCTGCGAAGCTTCGATCTGTTACACCGGTGACATCAGCAATCCGAAACGCGATAAGTACAACCTGAAATACTACGTCGATCTGGCGAAGCAGTTGGAATCGATGGGGGCCCACTTCCTGGCAATTAAAGACATGGCAGGGCTCTGTAAGCCGAAAGCGGCGCGCAAGCTGATCGAGACCCTCCGGCAAGAGATTGGGTTGCCGATCCACTTCCACACCCACGATACCGCCGGGATTCAGGCCGCGTCGATCCTGGAAGGTTCCGAAGTGGGGCTCGACATCGCCGACGCCGCGATGGCTCCGCTTTCCGGGGGAACGTCGCAGCCAAACTTGAATACCGTGGTCGAAATGCTGCGAGGAACGCCTCAGGAAAGTAGTCTCGGCACGAAGCAAATCGACGAAGTTGCCGAGTATTGGCGATCGGTTCGCGAGTTCTACACTCCGTTTGAAAGCACCGTGCTGCCAGCGACCGCCGACCTGTATCGGCACGAAATGCCCGGCGGTCAGTACACCAACTTGTTCCAGCAGGCCCACGCCTTGGGGCTTTCGGATCAGTGGTCCGAGATCTGTGAGATCTACGCCCAGGTCAACGAGATGCTGGGGGATATTGTGAAGGTGACGCCCACCTCGAAAGCGGTCGGCGACATGGCTTTGTTCATGGTAGCTAACGACCTGACGCCTGCTGATGTGTTGAACCCGGAACGCGAGTTGGCTTTTCCCGCTTCGGTGAAAGACCTGCTTGGCGGTCGCATGGGGCAACCGCCGGGCGGTTTCCCCGAAGCATTGCAGAAGCGAGTCATGCGTGACGAAACGATCCTGACGACGCGCCCCGGCGAAAGCTTTGCACCGGCTGACTTTGAAGATGCGACGGCGAAGGTCGAGAAGATGCTCGGCCGGGCACCGAAGCGAAACGAGGTGGTTTCGTACCTGCTCTATCCGAAAGTGTACGAAGACTTCGCCAAGCATCAGGTAGCCTTCGGCGACACCAGTCGGCTGCCGACACCGGTCTTCTTCTATGGGCAAGAACCGGGCGAAGAACTGGCGTTTGATATCGAAAAGGGAAAGACGCTGATCGTGAAGTTCCTGACGATCAGTGATCCGCACCCAGATGGTTCGCGCGTGGTGTTCTTCGAGCTGAACGGTCAGCCGCGCGAGATCAGCATCATCGATCAGAATCTCGAGTCGGACATTCCAAAACGGCAGAAGGCCGATCCTGGCGATCCGAAGCAGATTGGTTCGTCGATGCCTGGCATGGTGGTGACCATCGCAGTCGAGCCGGGCGAGAAGGTTGCCAAGGGACAAAAGCTGCTGTCGCTGGAAGCCATGAAAATGGAAACCACGGTTTACGCGGAAGTCGAAGGAACCGTCGAGCAGGTCCTGGTCAAGCCAGGCAGCCAGGTCGAAACAGGCGACTTGATGGTCAAGTTGGCGTAA
- a CDS encoding response regulator encodes MARMKILIVEDDRALADVLAYNVRQAGYEVLSAYDGQDGLTQAQVKTPDMVILDLMLPVVDGLEVCRRLRADPATKDIMVLMLTAKAEESDQLIGFSLGADDYVTKPFSVKVLLERIKALERRRRGTETATTDVVASQGVTIDRRRHRATVHGKPLQLTRSEFRLLETLTRQPGRVFDRSELIDAALGEDTVVMERTIDVHVRALRRKMAEFADLIETVRGVGYRFRDPGAAPSSDADIDDEDFAESTNISRM; translated from the coding sequence ATGGCCCGAATGAAGATTCTGATTGTCGAAGACGACCGAGCACTTGCCGACGTGTTGGCTTACAACGTTCGCCAGGCAGGCTACGAAGTGCTTTCGGCTTACGATGGTCAGGATGGTTTGACCCAGGCTCAAGTGAAGACGCCTGACATGGTGATCTTGGACCTGATGTTGCCGGTTGTCGACGGTTTGGAAGTGTGCCGCCGCCTGCGTGCCGATCCAGCGACCAAAGACATCATGGTGCTGATGCTGACCGCCAAGGCGGAAGAGTCCGATCAGTTGATCGGTTTCTCGCTCGGTGCTGATGATTACGTCACCAAGCCTTTCAGCGTGAAGGTGCTGCTGGAACGAATCAAAGCTCTTGAACGTCGTCGTCGTGGAACCGAAACGGCAACCACCGACGTGGTTGCCAGTCAGGGTGTGACGATCGATCGTCGCCGTCACCGTGCCACCGTCCATGGCAAGCCGCTGCAGCTGACCCGCAGCGAATTCCGCTTGCTCGAAACGCTGACTCGCCAGCCTGGTCGCGTGTTCGATCGATCGGAATTGATCGATGCCGCTTTGGGCGAAGACACCGTCGTGATGGAACGCACGATCGACGTTCACGTGCGAGCCCTTCGCCGCAAAATGGCTGAGTTCGCCGACCTGATTGAAACGGTTCGTGGCGTAGGCTACCGCTTCCGCGACCCAGGGGCCGCCCCCAGCAGCGACGCAGATATCGACGACGAAGACTTCGCCGAGTCGACCAACATCTCGCGGATGTAA
- the phoU gene encoding phosphate signaling complex protein PhoU produces the protein MSLHLQRDLDHLHHEVLSLSGVVEEMLEKATRALFERNAHIADEVIRFDIIVDEREVQIEEECLKALALHQPVAVDLRRIATVLKVNNDLERMADLTVNLAERAKSVIEFPTFVTPPRLARMVDLTKQMVTEVLDSFVNMDSVAATRVGGMDAQVDRMNCEVIEELQKVMRERPDQVVPALHCFSASRHIERISDHAVNIADDVIYMVDGVIVRHRFSNGGEVGSSSHS, from the coding sequence ATGTCTCTTCACCTGCAACGCGACCTGGATCACCTCCATCACGAGGTGCTGTCGTTGTCTGGCGTGGTGGAAGAGATGCTCGAAAAGGCGACTCGGGCCCTCTTTGAACGCAACGCTCACATCGCCGACGAGGTGATCCGGTTCGACATCATCGTTGACGAGCGGGAAGTTCAGATCGAGGAAGAATGCCTGAAGGCCCTCGCCTTACATCAACCCGTGGCGGTCGACCTGCGTCGCATCGCGACGGTTCTGAAAGTAAACAACGACCTCGAACGGATGGCCGATCTGACGGTCAATCTGGCGGAACGGGCCAAATCGGTCATCGAGTTCCCCACGTTCGTCACCCCTCCGCGACTTGCTCGCATGGTCGATCTGACCAAGCAAATGGTGACCGAAGTTCTCGACTCGTTCGTCAACATGGACAGCGTCGCTGCGACTCGTGTCGGCGGAATGGACGCCCAAGTCGACCGGATGAATTGCGAAGTCATCGAAGAGCTGCAGAAAGTCATGCGGGAACGTCCCGACCAGGTTGTGCCGGCCCTGCATTGCTTCTCGGCCAGTCGCCACATCGAACGAATATCGGATCACGCGGTGAATATCGCGGACGATGTAATTTACATGGTAGATGGAGTCATTGTTCGTCACCGCTTTTCCAATGGTGGCGAAGTTGGCTCTTCCAGTCATTCCTAG